Sequence from the Argentina anserina chromosome 7, drPotAnse1.1, whole genome shotgun sequence genome:
AAAGCGAAGGGCCCTGCAGCATATATAACAGCCTTGTAATTCGGACTCGTGTAACTCTTGCCCTCGGAACGAAGAGGGGCGCCATCTAGGCCGAAATTGACATTAGTAGCAAGGTTGCATTTCTGAAGCGGAGAAGAGACTAACTTTACTCTGCAGTTCAGAAGGGGATAGTCCAATGCACGGTTCATTTTGTTGCCTTCTAGCTCAGCGTACACATAGCCGTTAGCATTGGCTTGGAAAGTCTTGTAGTAGCCAACTTGGCCTATGTTGTTTTTGCAGACAATGCTGACTTTAGCCAAAGGGAGTGGTTTAGCTCCGGTTAAGGACCATCCACGGTAGTCACAGCTCTGGCAGTACACCATGCCTTCCACGACCACATGCACTTCGGGCTTTGCAGGGTGGGCATTTGCAGAGGGTGAGAAGGCCAATGCAATGAGGAGGAAAGACGAAGCGACGAGGATGAGTTTCTTGCTTGCCATTTCTTGTTAGGAGTTGGGAAGCAAGCAGGAGATCAGAGCTGCTGGTTTGAATGGTGAAGATAGATTGGCTGGCGTGGTATATATAGCCATATAGGGTTTTAGGTTGTGAGCATAGTTGGTGAGGTCTTCTTCTGTATTTTAAGTGGAGACTACTAACTTACATGGCAACCACTTTCCAATATGTGAACATGTCTATACGTGAAGGCCATTCATATCATCTTGTTGTTAATGAGACTGGTTCCTCTTGCAAGTTAGTGTGTTAAACAACCTACGAATAAATTGCATTGAATTGGAATATTCTAATATAGGGTTAGCATTCCTGAATTTCAGTTGAATTATATTGTTAGAGAAActttttgtaatattttataTGAAGAAACACAGATACCGGTACATTTGCACAACACAAGCACACCAACATTGCTTAAGCACCAAATTTCCAGGGTGTGTTGTTGGATTTTCACCAGTTGGAACAGcttttttttcaaagaaatTACATGATAGATGGCTTCAAATGCTGCCAAGCAAGCATTGAACATATATAGGACTAGTAAGTTGCTGGATGCAATTCTTTTTTCCATCTGTTCAATATCAGAGGATGGAGAAATGTGTGGACTTTGCATCACAAACTAAATCTGGATCACAAAGAACTTGCTCtcattcaatagaaattatGTGGTTTGTATACAATGTCCTCCTCTTTCGTGTCTGATGGATGTTTTCGCAGTGATGATGCAGTTGTGGGGAAGATTGTATACACTAGACACTGTCATTCTTGGAAAGTCTGCTACGGctatttctttgttgttcAAAACTTCAAACTAAGCTCTTGCTCTGGAAAATTAGGTATCTTAATGCAATGCATTTTAGCCTTATGCTTCTGTATTTGTGTACTGGACTACTGGTGCTATGTAATTGTTTCCATCGAGTGTAAATTATAAAGAACACATTGTGAAATTAGAATTATAATATTAAGATATGAGCAAAAGAGGCAAGCATTCCTCTCTCATTGC
This genomic interval carries:
- the LOC126803762 gene encoding non-classical arabinogalactan protein 30-like, translated to MASKKLILVASSFLLIALAFSPSANAHPAKPEVHVVVEGMVYCQSCDYRGWSLTGAKPLPLAKVSIVCKNNIGQVGYYKTFQANANGYVYAELEGNKMNRALDYPLLNCRVKLVSSPLQKCNLATNVNFGLDGAPLRSEGKSYTSPNYKAVIYAAGPFAFRPAHCPRTTHH